Proteins encoded by one window of Mycolicibacterium sp. ND9-15:
- a CDS encoding DUF2470 domain-containing protein, with protein MATTITAPTTAERIRSACAKAGGAMLAVEGCENGQPTEAPVHHLLGDGSFAITVPLDSAAAAKAVSSGTGGVQAVLEMTDYAPLPLREPVRSLVWIRGRLHGVAAGEVPALLDLIASEDPNPALLQVNSASSDGDRGHTLLRLEIDSVVVADSTGAEAVGVSTLLGARPDPFCAMESCWLQHMESAHREVVERLASRLPMSLRHGRVRPLGLDRYGVQLRVETDEGDHDVRLPFYKPVDDVTGLSQAIRVLMGCPFLNGLRARKL; from the coding sequence ATGGCGACGACGATCACGGCACCGACGACGGCCGAGCGGATCCGCAGCGCATGCGCCAAGGCGGGCGGCGCGATGCTCGCGGTGGAGGGCTGTGAGAACGGGCAGCCCACCGAGGCTCCCGTGCACCATTTGCTTGGCGACGGTTCGTTCGCGATCACCGTCCCACTCGACAGCGCCGCGGCGGCCAAGGCCGTCAGCTCCGGGACCGGCGGCGTGCAGGCGGTGCTGGAGATGACCGACTACGCCCCGCTCCCGCTGCGTGAACCGGTGCGATCGCTCGTGTGGATCCGGGGGCGCCTGCACGGCGTAGCCGCAGGCGAGGTGCCGGCGCTGCTCGACCTGATCGCTTCAGAGGACCCCAACCCGGCCCTGCTGCAAGTGAATTCCGCGTCGTCCGACGGCGACCGCGGCCACACGCTCCTGCGCCTGGAGATCGACTCGGTGGTCGTGGCGGATTCCACCGGCGCCGAAGCCGTCGGGGTGAGCACGCTGCTCGGCGCACGGCCGGATCCGTTCTGCGCGATGGAGTCGTGTTGGCTGCAGCACATGGAGTCGGCGCACCGCGAGGTCGTCGAGCGGCTGGCCAGTCGGCTGCCGATGTCGTTGCGGCACGGCCGTGTTCGGCCCTTGGGGTTGGACCGATACGGCGTGCAGCTCCGGGTGGAGACAGACGAAGGCGATCACGACGTGCGGCTACCGTTCTACAAGCCGGTCGACGACGTCACCGGGCTCAGCCAGGCGATCCGGGTGTTGATGGGTTGCCCGTTCCTGAACGGGCTGCGCGCACGAAAGCTGTGA
- the pheA gene encoding prephenate dehydratase, protein MPRIAYLGPQGTFTEAALLKMSDGGMLPHGVGADEVIPVPAESTTGALAAVRGGDADYACVPIENSIEGSVLPTLDGLATGTPLQIFAELTLDVSFTIAVRGGTHAGDVATVAAFPVAAAQVRNWLAEHLPSARTVPANSNAAAAGDVAEGRADAGVSTALATKRYGLTALASDIVDEPNARTRFVLAGPPAPPPGRTGADRTSVVLRLDNVPGALVAALTELAVRDIDLTRIESRPTRTGLGTYIFFLDWVGHIDDDAVAEALKALHRRCSEVRFLGSWPTGAAVGATPPELDEASRWLARLREGKP, encoded by the coding sequence GTGCCACGCATCGCGTATCTCGGACCTCAGGGAACCTTCACCGAGGCGGCGCTGCTCAAGATGTCCGACGGCGGAATGCTGCCCCACGGGGTGGGGGCGGACGAGGTGATCCCAGTCCCCGCCGAGAGCACCACCGGCGCGTTGGCCGCGGTTCGCGGCGGCGACGCCGACTACGCCTGCGTGCCGATCGAGAACTCGATCGAAGGGTCGGTGCTGCCGACCCTGGACGGCCTGGCCACCGGCACGCCACTGCAGATTTTCGCCGAGCTCACGCTCGACGTGTCGTTCACGATCGCGGTGCGTGGCGGTACCCATGCCGGCGACGTGGCGACGGTCGCGGCGTTTCCCGTGGCGGCCGCCCAGGTGCGGAACTGGCTGGCCGAGCACCTGCCGTCGGCGCGAACAGTGCCCGCCAACTCCAACGCAGCGGCCGCGGGCGACGTCGCCGAGGGCCGCGCCGACGCTGGGGTGAGCACCGCCCTGGCCACGAAGCGTTACGGGCTCACGGCGCTGGCGTCCGACATCGTCGACGAACCCAATGCGCGCACCAGGTTCGTGTTGGCCGGACCGCCCGCTCCGCCGCCGGGCCGTACCGGCGCCGACCGGACCTCGGTGGTGTTGCGACTGGACAACGTACCCGGCGCGCTGGTGGCGGCGCTGACGGAGCTCGCGGTCCGTGACATCGACTTGACCCGGATCGAATCACGGCCCACCCGAACGGGATTGGGCACCTACATCTTCTTTCTGGACTGGGTCGGCCACATCGACGACGATGCGGTCGCCGAGGCGCTCAAGGCGCTGCACCGTCGTTGTTCGGAAGTGCGATTCCTCGGGTCCTGGCCGACCGGAGCGGCCGTCGGAGCGACGCCTCCCGAACTCGACGAAGCCTCCCGCTGGTTGGCGCGGCTCAGGGAAGGTAAGCCGTGA
- a CDS encoding CPBP family intramembrane glutamic endopeptidase yields the protein MTGVPDELTDPRRRRTLRIEITVMLAVTFGLSAYSALLNLIEAVLLGLSGQVVALNPRRSPFDLIDLGLNLVWVFQLSAWGALAAYLLWRSGIAPKSIGLGRPRWRPDLLGGVGLAALIGLPGLALYQIARILGMNADVEPAELYDTWWRIPVLLLTALANGWAEEMIVIGYLVTRLRQLRVSPVTAVVASSALRGLYHLYQGFGAGLGNLAMGLVFGYVYLRTGRLWPLIIAHALIDAVAFVGYALAAGHLGWLR from the coding sequence GTGACCGGCGTCCCCGACGAGCTGACCGACCCCCGACGACGCCGGACCTTGCGTATCGAGATCACCGTCATGCTGGCGGTGACGTTCGGCCTCTCCGCTTACAGCGCGCTGCTGAACCTGATCGAGGCCGTGTTGCTCGGTCTCTCCGGTCAGGTCGTGGCGCTCAATCCGCGCCGCTCACCGTTCGATCTCATCGATCTCGGGCTCAATCTCGTCTGGGTCTTTCAACTGTCGGCGTGGGGCGCGCTCGCCGCATACCTGTTGTGGCGCAGCGGAATCGCACCCAAGTCAATCGGCCTGGGCCGACCGCGGTGGCGGCCCGACCTGCTCGGCGGGGTCGGCCTGGCCGCGCTCATCGGCCTGCCCGGGCTGGCCCTGTATCAGATCGCCCGCATCCTCGGGATGAACGCCGACGTCGAGCCCGCCGAGCTCTACGACACCTGGTGGCGGATACCGGTCCTGTTGCTGACGGCGCTCGCGAACGGCTGGGCCGAGGAGATGATCGTCATCGGGTACTTGGTCACCCGGCTGCGACAACTGCGGGTGAGCCCGGTGACCGCGGTCGTGGCCTCGAGTGCGCTCCGCGGTCTCTACCACCTGTATCAGGGCTTCGGGGCGGGGTTGGGAAACCTGGCGATGGGACTGGTGTTCGGCTACGTCTACCTGCGCACCGGTCGGCTGTGGCCGCTGATCATCGCACATGCGTTGATCGACGCCGTGGCGTTCGTCGGCTATGCCCTGGCCGCAGGTCACCTGGGCTGGTTGCGGTGA
- a CDS encoding metallopeptidase family protein, whose translation MAVRISPQRFDELVSEALDLIPPKLADALDNVAVLVEDRNDEEPGLLGLYQGVALTERDSWYAGSLPDTITIYRGSLLEACDSEQELVDEVAITVIHEIAHHFGIDDERLHELGWA comes from the coding sequence GTGGCCGTGCGGATCAGCCCGCAACGGTTCGACGAGCTGGTCTCCGAGGCGCTCGACCTGATACCGCCGAAGCTCGCCGACGCGCTGGATAACGTCGCCGTGCTGGTCGAGGACCGCAACGACGAGGAGCCCGGCCTGCTCGGCCTGTACCAGGGTGTCGCCCTGACCGAACGCGATTCGTGGTACGCGGGCTCGCTGCCGGACACGATCACGATCTACCGCGGGTCACTGCTGGAGGCCTGCGACAGCGAGCAAGAGCTCGTCGACGAGGTGGCGATCACCGTGATCCACGAGATCGCCCACCATTTCGGCATCGACGACGAGCGCCTGCACGAACTCGGCTGGGCATAG
- the serS gene encoding serine--tRNA ligase: MIDLKLLRENPDVVRASQRARGEDPRLVDALLESDAARRAAVSTADNLRAEQKIASKKVGKAEPEQRSALLEQARLLAEKVKAAEAEQAEAVRAFTEAHLALSNVIIDGVPAGGEDDFVVLDTVGEPPHLENPKDHVELGESLGLIDLERGAKVAGARFYFLTGAGALLQLGLLQLAVRLATENGFRLMIPPVLVRPEIMAGTGFLGAHSEEVYRIEADDLYLVGTSEVPLAGYHADEIVDLSGGPLRYAGWSSCFRREAGSHGKDTRGIIRVHQFDKVEGFVYCKPEDAEAEHDRLLGWQRQMLAEIEVPYRIIDIAAGDLGSSAARKFDCEAWVPTQQTYRELTSTSNCTTFQARRLAVRYRDENGRPQTAATLNGTFATTRWLVAILENHQQPDGSVRVPEALTPFVGTDVLTPTR; the protein is encoded by the coding sequence GTGATCGACCTCAAGTTGCTGCGCGAAAACCCGGATGTGGTCCGTGCCTCGCAACGCGCTCGCGGCGAAGACCCGCGACTCGTCGACGCGCTACTCGAATCCGACGCCGCCCGCAGGGCCGCAGTGTCGACGGCCGACAATCTGCGTGCCGAACAGAAGATCGCGAGCAAGAAGGTGGGCAAGGCCGAGCCCGAACAGCGGTCGGCACTGCTCGAGCAGGCCCGGCTACTCGCCGAAAAGGTCAAGGCCGCCGAGGCCGAGCAGGCCGAAGCCGTCCGCGCGTTCACCGAGGCCCACCTGGCCCTCTCCAACGTCATCATCGACGGCGTACCCGCCGGCGGCGAGGACGACTTCGTGGTGCTCGACACCGTCGGCGAACCGCCGCACCTCGAGAACCCCAAGGATCACGTCGAACTCGGTGAGTCACTGGGGCTGATCGACCTCGAACGCGGCGCCAAGGTGGCCGGGGCGCGGTTCTACTTCCTCACCGGGGCGGGCGCCCTGCTGCAACTCGGGCTGCTCCAGTTGGCGGTCAGGCTGGCCACCGAGAACGGCTTCCGGCTGATGATCCCGCCGGTGCTGGTGCGCCCGGAGATCATGGCCGGCACCGGTTTCCTCGGCGCGCACAGCGAGGAGGTCTACCGCATCGAGGCCGACGACCTGTACCTCGTCGGCACCTCCGAGGTGCCGCTGGCCGGATACCACGCCGACGAGATCGTCGACCTGTCCGGCGGACCGTTGCGCTACGCGGGCTGGTCGTCGTGCTTTCGCCGCGAAGCGGGCAGCCACGGTAAGGACACCCGCGGCATCATCCGCGTGCACCAGTTCGACAAGGTCGAGGGCTTCGTCTACTGCAAGCCCGAGGACGCCGAGGCCGAGCACGACCGGCTGCTGGGCTGGCAGCGCCAGATGTTGGCCGAGATCGAGGTGCCGTACCGCATCATCGACATCGCAGCGGGTGACCTCGGGTCGTCGGCCGCACGCAAGTTCGATTGTGAGGCTTGGGTTCCCACCCAGCAGACCTACCGCGAGCTGACCTCGACGTCGAACTGCACGACCTTTCAGGCGCGCCGGTTGGCGGTGCGGTACCGCGACGAGAACGGACGCCCGCAGACCGCGGCCACGCTCAACGGCACGTTCGCGACGACGCGCTGGCTGGTGGCGATCCTGGAGAACCATCAGCAGCCCGACGGTAGCGTCCGGGTCCCGGAAGCATTGACGCCCTTCGTCGGTACGGATGTGCTGACGCCGACGCGGTAG
- a CDS encoding histidine phosphatase family protein, with product MSGRLVLVRHGQSLANVHRRLDTRPPGAELTDLGRNQARSFASRLAAPPAILAHSVAHRARQTAEEIAGAMRLAALEVGGIHEVQVGELENRSDDEAIATFETVYQQWHEGNLDAPMPDGETGSEVLDRYVPAITQLRMRHLDDDAWHGDIVVVSHGAAIRLVSSVLAGVESSFALDHHLSNTEAVVLAPITDGRWSCVQWGSMTPPFYPEPDVNPVEDALRSADPMG from the coding sequence GTGAGCGGACGGCTGGTGCTGGTGCGCCACGGACAGTCACTGGCCAACGTCCATCGTCGCCTCGACACCCGGCCCCCCGGCGCGGAGTTGACCGATCTCGGCCGCAACCAGGCGCGCTCCTTTGCCAGCCGCCTGGCGGCGCCGCCCGCGATTCTGGCGCATTCGGTGGCGCACCGGGCACGCCAGACCGCCGAAGAGATCGCGGGTGCCATGCGGTTAGCAGCCCTGGAAGTCGGCGGCATCCACGAGGTCCAGGTGGGCGAGTTGGAGAACCGCAGCGACGACGAAGCGATCGCCACGTTCGAGACCGTCTACCAGCAGTGGCATGAGGGCAACCTCGACGCACCGATGCCCGATGGGGAGACCGGTAGCGAGGTGCTGGACCGGTATGTGCCGGCCATCACCCAGTTGCGGATGCGGCACCTCGACGACGACGCCTGGCACGGCGACATCGTGGTGGTCAGCCACGGCGCGGCGATCCGGCTGGTGTCGTCGGTATTGGCCGGCGTCGAGAGCAGCTTCGCGCTCGACCATCACCTCAGCAACACCGAGGCCGTCGTGCTGGCGCCGATCACCGACGGTAGGTGGAGCTGCGTGCAGTGGGGCTCGATGACACCGCCGTTCTACCCCGAGCCCGACGTCAACCCGGTCGAGGACGCCTTGCGGTCAGCCGACCCGATGGGCTGA
- a CDS encoding septum formation family protein produces the protein MEQMLDAPGRPIGAEERDDLQQGDTQAPERSAWWTTLHATSTRRALVLTALGGLLIAGLITALPQTEGASGLTASTISLGPRGNATFEHAKAGDCLNWPDRTPDAAEIVDCKEEHRFEIAESVDMRTFPGSEYAPEAAPPSSARIQQISQEQCSTAVAHYLGPHFDPNSRFTVSMLWSGDKAWRQSGERRMLCGLQLPGPNNQQMPFAGRVAEIDQSKVWPAGTCLGINPTTNQPTDIPVDCAAPHAMEVTGAVNVGERFPGALPPEPEQDSFIKDACTRMTDAYLAPIELRSTTLTLIYSTVSLPSWSAGSRQVSCSIGATLGNGGWSTLLNSAKGPLLINGQPPVPPPDIPEERLNFPPIPITDDDSSSGSSQTSSGQTSNSSSSSDSGQQSSSHGPAQSPNANETEAPAGPEPAPGNTFLNAPPPPPGAPPPPPPGAPLLPPPPAPAPPPPAPAFAPPPPAPAPAPPGP, from the coding sequence ATGGAGCAGATGTTGGACGCACCCGGTCGGCCAATCGGCGCGGAAGAACGCGACGATCTGCAGCAAGGCGACACACAGGCACCGGAGCGTTCGGCGTGGTGGACAACTCTGCATGCCACGTCGACGCGCCGCGCGCTTGTGCTGACGGCTCTGGGCGGGCTGCTGATCGCCGGCCTGATCACCGCACTTCCGCAGACCGAGGGTGCCAGCGGGCTGACCGCCAGCACGATCTCTCTCGGCCCCCGCGGAAATGCGACGTTCGAGCACGCCAAGGCGGGCGACTGCCTCAATTGGCCGGACCGTACCCCCGACGCCGCCGAGATCGTCGACTGCAAAGAGGAGCATCGGTTCGAGATCGCCGAGTCGGTGGACATGCGCACCTTCCCCGGCAGCGAGTACGCGCCGGAGGCGGCGCCGCCGTCGAGCGCCCGCATCCAGCAGATCAGCCAGGAGCAGTGCTCGACGGCCGTGGCGCATTACCTGGGTCCGCACTTCGACCCGAACAGCCGCTTCACCGTGAGCATGTTGTGGTCGGGCGACAAGGCGTGGCGCCAGTCCGGTGAGCGCCGCATGCTGTGCGGCCTGCAGTTACCCGGGCCCAACAACCAGCAGATGCCGTTCGCCGGCAGGGTAGCCGAGATCGACCAGTCCAAGGTGTGGCCCGCAGGCACCTGCTTGGGGATCAACCCCACCACCAACCAGCCCACCGATATCCCGGTCGACTGTGCAGCGCCGCACGCGATGGAGGTCACCGGCGCGGTGAACGTCGGCGAGAGGTTCCCCGGGGCGCTGCCGCCGGAGCCCGAGCAGGACAGTTTCATCAAGGACGCCTGCACCCGGATGACGGACGCCTACCTGGCGCCGATCGAGCTGCGCAGCACCACGCTGACGCTGATCTACAGCACCGTTTCGCTGCCGAGCTGGTCGGCCGGCAGCCGTCAGGTGTCGTGCAGCATCGGCGCGACCCTCGGCAACGGCGGTTGGTCGACGCTGCTCAACAGCGCCAAGGGCCCGCTGCTGATCAACGGTCAGCCGCCGGTGCCGCCGCCGGACATTCCCGAAGAGCGGTTGAACTTCCCGCCGATCCCGATCACCGACGACGACTCGAGCAGCGGCTCGTCGCAGACCAGCAGCGGACAGACCTCCAACAGCAGCAGCTCCAGTGACAGCGGCCAACAGTCGTCATCGCACGGGCCGGCGCAGTCCCCGAATGCCAACGAGACGGAGGCGCCGGCCGGCCCCGAGCCCGCTCCTGGCAACACGTTCCTCAACGCCCCGCCGCCACCGCCGGGCGCGCCGCCGCCACCGCCGCCGGGTGCACCGCTGCTCCCACCACCACCCGCGCCCGCGCCGCCTCCCCCGGCACCCGCGTTTGCGCCGCCCCCGCCGGCTCCGGCTCCGGCGCCGCCGGGACCGTAG